A DNA window from uncultured Methanoregula sp. contains the following coding sequences:
- a CDS encoding symporter small accessory protein, with the protein MILGIPDPQILLGYGLAIGFTLACIVYGLLNWNKGGENNGS; encoded by the coding sequence ATGATTCTTGGAATTCCTGATCCCCAGATATTGCTCGGCTATGGTCTGGCCATCGGCTTTACGTTAGCGTGTATCGTGTATGGTTTGCTGAACTGGAATAAAGGTGGAGAGAACAATGGCAGTTAA